In one Lolium rigidum isolate FL_2022 chromosome 3, APGP_CSIRO_Lrig_0.1, whole genome shotgun sequence genomic region, the following are encoded:
- the LOC124694226 gene encoding acetylserotonin O-methyltransferase 1-like translates to MALKLLAEVSPQELLVGLAELHNHFLGYVKSMSLKCAVDLGIPEAIHRRRGTATLADIATDTKIHPAKVADLQRVMELLTASGIFSTSTAGEDDVLYGLTTTCRFLVGWHSLSPMVPFLLNPLVVTSFFSMPDWFRSEPAPAGAGSLFELAHGCSQWERASKDAEFSGVLNGSMAADSQVFLEVIIMDKGRIFRGLSSLVDVGGGKGAGTKVIASAFPRIKCTVMDLPHVIADGAGAGHENLLFVAGDMFQSIPSADAVVLKNILHDWGHDDCVKILQRCKEAIPARNAGGKVIIIDMVRGLAHDEKKIAEMEAIQNLFMMYINGVERNEIEWKAIFSDAGFSDDYKIMPVLGPYSVIEIYP, encoded by the exons ATGGCGCTCAAGCTATTGGCCGAAGTGAGCCCACAGGAGTTGCTCGTAGGCCTCGCCGAGCTCCATAACCACTTTCTCGGCTACGTCAAGTCCATGTCGCTCAAGTGCGCCGTGGATCTGGGCATTCCAGAAGccatccaccgccgccgcggcACCGCCACCCTCGCCGACATCGCCACCGACACCAAGATACATCCGGCCAAAGTCGCCGACCTCCAGCGCGTGATGGAACTGCTCACCGCTTCCGGCATCTTCAGCACCAGCACCGCCGGGGAAGACGACGTCCTGTACGGGCTGACCACCACGTGCCGCTTCCTCGTCGGCTGGCACAGCCTGTCCCCTATGGTGCCCTTCCTGCTGAACCCTCTCGTCGTCACGTCCTTCTTCAGCATGCCCGACTGGTTCAGGAGTGAGCCGGCGCCGGCGGGCGCCGGGTCCCTCTTCGAACTGGCACACGGCTGCTCCCAGTGGGAGAGGGCCAGCAAGGACGCTGAATTCAGCGGCGTCCTGAACGGCTCCATGGCTGCCGATAGCCAGGTCTTCCTCGAGGTCATTATTATGGACAAGGGCAGGATCTTCCGCGGCCTGAGCTCGCTCGTCGACGTCGGCGGCGGCAAGGGCGCCGGCACCAAGGTCATCGCAAGTGCCTTCCCGCGCATAAAGTGCACCGTCATGGACCTTCCTCACGTTATCGccgacggcgccggcgccggccatgAAAACCTGCTGTTCGTAGCCGGTGACATGTTTCAATCCATTCCATCGGCGGATGCTGTCGTACTCAAG AACATTTTACATGATTGGGGCCACGACGACTGTGTCAAGATACTTCAGCGTTGCAAGGAAGCCATCCCTGCTAGGAACGCGGGAGGAAAGGTGATAATCATAGATATGGTACGAGGATTAGCACATGACGAGAAGAAGATAGCAGAGATGGAAGCCATACAAAACCTATTCATGATGTACATAAACGGGGTGGAGCGAAACGAGATCGAGTGGAAGGCGATCTTTTCCGATGCCGGGTTCAGCGATGACTACAAAATCATGCCGGTGCTGGGTCCCTACTCAGTAATCGAGATCTACCCATGA
- the LOC124694227 gene encoding uncharacterized protein LOC124694227, protein MAAGAARLLLLLAAASLLASPPAASARPCGHAQTLLISFSSFSRPNPDPANPAPLTTTVVTVLRVRRLGPHLQIRRPAHPEPLPAAAVAASADTASSFQERAKDILVVVSGLLFGFGCGALTAASMYLVWSLIASTAASPYDELYSDDDDEEVSDSESPKKAGYVIIHDTEDFVGGKN, encoded by the coding sequence atggccgccggcgccgcccgcctcctgctgctcctcGCCGCGGCGTCCCTCCTCGCGTCGCCCCCGGCGGCGTCCGCCCGCCCGTGCGGCCACGCGCAGACGCTGCtcatctccttctcctccttctccaggCCCAACCCGGACCCGGCCAACCCGGCCCCGCTCACCACCACCGTCGTCACCGTCCTCCGCGTCCGCCGCCTCGGCCCGCACCTCCAGATCCGCCGCCCCGCCCACCCCGAgcccctcccggccgccgccgtcgccgcatcCGCCGACACCGCCTCCTCCTTCCAGGAGCGCGCCAAGGACatcctcgtcgtcgtctccggcctgCTCTTCGGCTTCGGCTGCGGCGCCCTCACCGCCGCCTCCATGTACCTCGTCTGGTCCCTcatcgcctccaccgccgcctccccctACGACGAGCtctacagcgacgacgacgacgaggaggtctCCGACTCCGAGAGCCCCAAGAAGGCCGGCTACGTCATCATCCACGACACCGAGGACTTCGTCGGCGGTAAGAACTAG
- the LOC124694237 gene encoding strigolactone esterase D14-like: MRKLRRRRRRHSGVSSRRHPPDPEQAAILASLNAERFGTLKEEQREFINDANLEHALEISRQRAATEEVGRLLMEAERQKLASLNAHRHYDSHGLGTDQSVWSRVLPYLTRDHRVVLYDLACAGSVNPDHFDFARYNGLDAYVDDLLSILDALSIKRCALVGHSVSGMIGIVASIRCPKLFAKLVLIGCSPCFQNDGDYHGGFEVEEVQEVFDAMSANYMAWATLNRKPEKLRGLASSAAPWWATPSPA; the protein is encoded by the exons ATGCGGAAGCTGAGGCGACGGAGGAGGCGGCACAGTGGGGTGAGCAGCCGCAGGCACCCCcccgacccggagcaggcggcgatcctggcgTCGTTGAACGCGGAGCGGTTCGGGACGTTGAAGGAGGAGCAGCGGGAGTTCATCAACGACGCTAATCTCGAGCacgccctcgagatctcgcgccagcgagcggccacggaggaggtggGACGCCTACTGATGGAGGCAGAGCGACAGAAGCTCGCCTCcctcaacgctcatcgccactacgac TCCCACGGCTTGGGCACAGATCAGTCGGTGTGGAGCCGGGTGCTGCCGTACCTCACCCGCGACCACCGCGTGGTGCTCTACGACCTGGCCTGCGCTGGCAGCGTCAACCCGGACCACTTCGACTTCGCCCGCTACAA CGGGCTGGACGCCTACGTGGACGACCTGCTCTCCATCCTGGACGCGCTTAGCATCAAGCGCTGCGCCCTGGTGGGCCACTCCGTCTCCGGCATGATCGGCATCGTCGCCTCCATCCGCTGCCCCAAGCTCTTCGCCAAGCTCGTCCTCATCGGCTGCTCGCCCTGTTTCCAGAACGACGGCGACTACCACGGCGGGTTCGAGGTGGAGGAGGTCCAGGAGGTGTTCGACGCGATGTCGGCCAACTACATGGCATGGGCGACGTTAAATAGAAAAccagaaaaactaaggggcttagCATCAAGCGCTGCGCCCTGGTGGGCCACTCCGTCTCCGGCATGA
- the LOC124694238 gene encoding strigolactone esterase D14-like has translation MVGAPPPSGAKLLQILNVRVVGSGERVVVLSHGLGTDQSVWSRVLPYLTRDHRVVLYDLACAGSVNPDHFDFGRYNGLDAYVDDLLSILDALSIRRCALVGHSVSAMIGILASIRRPELFAKLILIGCSPCFQNDGDYHGGFEVQEVQEVFDAMSANYSAWATGYAPLAVGADVPEAVQEFSRTLFNVRPDISLHVCRSVFKTDLRGVLGMVKAPCVVVQTARDISIPAIVAAYLKAHLGGHTTVELLPTEGHLPHLTAPSLLAPVLRRALARH, from the coding sequence ATGGTAGGAGCGCCGCCACCTAGCGGTGCGAAGCTGTTGCAGATCCTGAATGTGCGGGTGGTGGGCAGCGGCGAGCGGGTGGTGGTGCTGTCGCACGGCTTGGGCACGGACCAGTCGGTGTGGAGCCGGGTGCTGCCGTACCTCACCCGCGACCACCGCGTGGTGCTCTACGACCTGGCCTGCGCCGGCAGCGTCAACCCGGACCACTTCGACTTCGGCCGCTACAACGGGCTGGACGCCTACGTGGACGACCTGCTCTCCATCCTGGACGCGCTCAGCATCCGGCGCTGCGCGCTGGTGGGCCACTCCGTCTCCGCCATGATCGGCATCCTCGCCTCCATCCGCCGCCCCGAGCTCTTCGCCAAGCTCATCCTCATCGGCTGCTCGCCATGTTTCCAGAACGACGGCGACTACCATGGCGGGTTCGAGGTGCAGGAGGTCCAGGAGGTGTTCGACGCGATGTCGGCCAACTACTCCGCGTGGGCAACGGGGTACGCACCGCTGGCGGTGGGCGCGGACGTGCCGGAGGCGGTGCAGGAGTTCAGCCGCACGCTCTTCAACGTACGCCCCGACATCTCCCTGCACGTCTGCCGGAGCGTGTTCAAGACCGACCTCCGCGGCGTGCTGGGCATGGTGAAGGCGCCGTGCGTCGTCGTGCAGACGGCCCGCGACATCTCCATCCCGGCCATCGTCGCCGCCTACCTCAAGGCCCACCTCGGCGGCCACACCACCGTCGAGCTCCTGCCCACCGAGGGGCACCTGCCCCACCTCACCGCCCCCAGCCTCCTCGCCCCGGTGCTCCGCCGCGCGCTCGCTCGCCATTAA